The following proteins are co-located in the Malus sylvestris chromosome 13, drMalSylv7.2, whole genome shotgun sequence genome:
- the LOC126594871 gene encoding clavaminate synthase-like protein At3g21360 — MEPFTKDFKVGECEGQKVVDGETMPLVLQPPAPENNDVESLILALQKNKDWFDQMLLKNSAILLRGFNVQNAEEFNDIIETFGWDDIRYVGPAPRTHVHKRVWTANEGPLSEFIYYHHEMVLIKEYPKKVILFCEIPPPEGGQTPFVPSFRVTERMLEEFPEAVEELDAGGLKYTFTAPSKNSTGSMRGRGWEDTFVTSDRAEAEKKANALGMDVEWLADGGIKTILGPRSLTKVFEGRKGRRMWFNTMVGMHGKENSSALMADGTEIPAELVNRCEQIIEEESIQFKWEKGDVLFLDNLALLHGRRPSLAPRRVLVATCK, encoded by the exons atggAGCCCTTCACCAAAGACTTCAAAGTAGGAGAGTGCGAAGGCCAAAAGGTGGTGGATGGTGAGACCATGCCACTGGTGCTGCAGCCTCCAGCACCCGAAAACAACGATGTGGAGTCACTTATTTTGGCTCTTCAGAAGAACAAGGACTGGTTTGATCAGATGCTTCTCAAAAACAGCGCTATCCTTCTCCGAGGTTTCAATGTGCAGAACGCTGAGGAATTCAACGACATCATAGAAACCTTCGGTTGGGATGATATTCGCTATGTAGGACCGGCGCCAAGAACTCATGTGCACAAGCGAGTTTGGACTGCAAATGAAGGACCTCTCTCAGAGTTCATATACTATCACCATGAGATGGTCTTG ATTAAGGAATATCCCAAAAAGGTCATCCTATTCTGTGAGATACCTCCACCAGAAGGCGGACAGACCCCATTTGTTCCGAGCTTCCGAGTGACGGAGAGGATGCTGGAGGAGTTCCCGGAAGCTGTGGAAGAATTAGATGCAGGTGGCTTGAAATACACCTTCACAGCACCAAGTAAGAACAGCACAGGTTCTATGAGGGGCAGGGGTTGGGAGGATACTTTTGTCACATCAGACCGTGCAGAAGCTGAAAAAAA GGCTAATGCTTTAGGCATGGACGTCGAGTGGCTAGCAGATGGGGGAATCAAGACGATATTAGGACCGAGGTCGCTGACGAAGGTGTTTGAAGGAAGAAAAGGGAGGAGAATGTGGTTCAACACGATGGTAGGCATGCATGGGAAGGAGAACAGCTCGGCCCTGATGGCGGACGGGACCGAGATTCCGGCAGAGCTGGTGAACAGATGTGAGCAGATAATCGAAGAAGAAAGCATCCAGTTCAAGTGGGAGAAGGGTGATGTTCTCTTCCTTGATAACCTGGCTTTGCTTCATGGAAGAAGGCCTTCTCTTGCTCCCAGAAGAGTCTTGGTTGCCACATGCAAGTAG